From Antechinus flavipes isolate AdamAnt ecotype Samford, QLD, Australia chromosome 1, AdamAnt_v2, whole genome shotgun sequence:
TCCAGAACTGGTGGGGGCCATCTGCGTATGGGAAGAAGTCATCCTGCTTCACTGACCTGGGGTATAGAGGTAGGACACGAGTCACTATCTGCCCCAGGACCACCAGGACTCCCTGCCTCTCCCCTGCTCCCCCTCCAGTACCAGGTGAGGTTGGCCTTGTTCAGCTCCCAGAGGTAACAGGCAGGGGTAGAGTAGAGGACGTTGATCTGGCTCCCTTTGCTTTGCTGTAAGGCAAGAGGGACAGGAGGCTGTGCGACTGGGCCTCCCATTGCACCTGGCTGCTCCCCTCACCCCCCGAAGACATTCCTTCTCTCACCAGATACATGTGTGTACCTGAGCATTGACCATCTGAATCAGCTTATCCATGTTCTTGAACCATATATTGGCATTTTCATAATGGAAATCACTCCCCATGGTCATCACAATGTGGTTAGTGCGGTAATGTTGTGCCTGTATAATGGGGGACAGGTCAGCATCCTCAGCTCCTGCACCGGCTGCCAGGGAGAGGGGCCAAGACACAATCTTCCCCCCAGCCTCCACCCCGAGGCTCCAGCTGAAGCTGCTGTCTAGGATGAAACATCCCACAAGACTACCAGTCAGCTTTCCCTGAACCAGCAGAAGACAATGGCCCAATTCCAAAGGCCTAAGGAGGGAGCCCCGAAGATGAAGAAATCTTGGCACTTGTGTCTAAAAGGGAGAAGCCGTGTGGACTAGTCCCTGGCTGCCTGAGGTTGCTGACATATAGGGATTCTGATATATGACCTGGAGGACAGAGATGTTCAGGAAATAGTTGACCAGTGTTTTGGCGTTGTATTCTGGGCTCTCGGGATCATCCACCAGCGGGAAGTCAAAGCAAAGCGTATCCCAGCAGAGATCCGGGGGTGGGTTGTAGCCATTGGGTAGGACGCCTGCGAGGGGACGAGGGGGTCAGATCAAGGGCTCCCACACGGCTCTCCGGAGCTCCCCCAGTCATAGCCCCTATTCCCAGTCCTTCCTTCTTCGACTTCCATTGTGCCCAGACCCTGTGAGTGCCTAACAAGTTTCAGGGACAAATGGGGGGCAGAAGGGGAGACCCTCACCAGTGAAGAGGTCGGCTTGAGGAGGCTGTAAGCTGGTACTTGCTCTCCAGACCTGCTCCATCTCTTTCTgaatcttcctcctcttcttgtcCTGATAATCCAGACGGCCAAAGAAATAGCCATCAAAGCCCATCTGCAGGAAGGCAATCAGAGAGAGGTCAGGGCTTGAGGGGTTCTCTCTAACAATGTCTGTGGGGAAAGGGGCAGGAAAGGGTGGCAAGATGAGACATAGACCTGGGCAAAGAGGGAAGCCTGCTCCCTCGAGTGGCCGAAGGGATCGATGTGCCAGGCTACTCGAGGGCGGCCGCAGTCCCCAAAGGTGTCTTTCAGGAAGTTTAGCCCCAAAGTCATCTGGTCAATGCTGGCTGCGTAGTATGTGGTAGCCTCATCATTCATGACCCAGCCTCCGTTGGCAAACTGCAGCCTCCCTATGAGGTGGAGAATGGGGTCAGGGGAGTTACCCCAAAGAAGAAGGCCTAAGATCCCACCTCCTACCCCCTGCCCTCGAGAAGCCTATCTGCAAGCGGCACAGAGTGGGCACCAGGCTGCCAAGCCGCTCTGGGTCCCCCTGAAGAATACCGCCCCTCCCCTAGGGTCACTGCTCACCCTGGCAGACTAGCTGTCGCACTTCCTGCTGCCTCTGGGCCGTCTGCTGCTTCCACCAGTAGGAGAAGAAAGCGATCTCAACGTAGATGAAGCGACGAGACTCGTTGGCCAGCAGAGCTGATACCACTGAGTCCAAGATGTACTGCACCCCAGCATGCTGAATGCCATCTCGGACTGTGGGGATTTCACATAATtcagtttactcaactattcaataaacacctactgtgtgcaaaggcCTGAATTTGGTGCTGTGGCTATAGAAATGAAATCTGGTCATCAGAGAATTTCAAGGAAAGAATATTTCCAGCTGGAATGATAGGGTAGACATCATGAAAAGACAATGTGGCTAGGGAAGAACGGTCCTTTCTAGGCAGTGAAAGTGGAATGAATGAAAATTcaagagaatggaagaaaataggatttttaaaaaagggaattttaaaatagCTCCCTTTAGCTAAAATAGTGCATATGAAGTGGAACAATTTGAGGTGGCTGGTACAAGGAGGTAGCTTGAATCAGTCTACGGTGACTGGGTCCAGGGTCAGGAATTTACACTTTGATTTGTTAAGCAATGAAGAGCTGCTGAAGATTTTTCATCAGTCCAGAATGACAGATTGGAGCAATGTATCAGGGATTCCTTTGACCAGAATAGAGAGGGAACACATTGAATATCAGGGAGACTGATTAGATTACACAATGGTCTAAGTGAGAAGGGAATGAGAATTTGACCTAGGGTGGTGGCCTTATGCGTGGAAAGGGGACAGATGAAAGAGATATGATGAAAGCAGAAGTGACAGGACTTGTCAACCAAAGCACAGTTGGGAGGGGGCAGGATGCCAAAGATAACTGAAGTTTGGTGACTCGTAAAGTGATATATGGCCTTAATTGGGAAAATGCTGGATTTGGTGTCAAGTCACCTTAGGAATTCCCTGGCTAACCCAGAGTGGAGATCCAAGAGATTTGTGAAgctgaaaatgctatgtaaatttgAGTTATGGTTATAGTGATGACATCAGCAAAAGCAGCAAAGGGGAAAGGCAGGTTTGGAGTGGGGAAATGAAGAGTTTATTTTATGTTCCATTTTAGGGGCTGGCAGGATAGTCCCTAAGTTTATCAGGTAACTAGCTCTCGGGAGACTGGCTGGGATTGGAAATAAAGATTGTGTATTGAACCCCATCTAGCCATGGTCATGGGAAATTCCACAAACATGAAACTTTTGCACACCTCTTACTATATTATCAATGctgcttttattttgttaaaatacaGAAACAGTGGGTGGAAGTTGCAGGGGCAAATTTGGGACTGGTGTCATAAAAGGCTTTCTAAGGAGAATGGGAAAGCTCAGAAGAGGGAAGGCTTCCTTCTTGGgtcgtttgcaaacagctgttcCATGACAGCTTCTCCAAATCGTTGGAAAAGGGATTCTACCTTAGGGTATGGGTGGGACTAGTTGGCTTCGGAGATCTTTTCCAACTCAGATTATTTGATTCTCAGATTTGCTTAGAGATGAAAGCTGAAGCTATGGGAATAGATAAGAATGTAAGGCAAGATAGCAAgtacagggagagaaagaagccAAGGACAGAACTTCGAAAGGAACTTGGTAAAGATGTCCGCTTCAGACCAGCTGAGTAAGCCCTGAGGGCAGAACTGCCCTTGGTCACAGATCCCCACGCCCTCCCAGCTCGGTAATCCAGACTGGACAACGGGCCCCTGGTTGAATCCCCCAGAAGGGGAGTCCCTTCCCCTTACCTCCATAGTAATACTGATCCACAGTCTTGAGCCAGCCGACATCATCATGGGTGTGGGGCAGGAGGTGCACATTGAGCATGGAGGGCTGGGTAGCCGGGCACAACTGGGCAGTGGGCAGAGACCCCCACCGGAGGGACTGTTAATCCCCAGAAAGGCCACAGAGAGCCCACCTCTCTGAGAAAGCCTTGGAGGTGAGGAAGGGGGGCATTCTCACCCAAGACATAACCTGACACTTACAGGACCCTCCCTCGAAAGTTCAGCCCCAGCAGCCCCGCGCAGAGCTGCGCCCTGGGAAGCCCCTTCCACCTCTCCCTCAGAGAGAAGTGAAGCCGTACCCAGGAAACACGAAGTGGGAAGGGTGCAGCCGCGCCTTCCCCCCCCCGGGtcacttccccttctctccccgcGCTGGGCTCGGACTCGGGGGGCAGGGAAGGGCGCGCGGCCCCGCTCAGCCCGCTGCACGCCGCCCGGCCTCTCACCTCGTAGTAGCCGCAGCGGCCGTCCCCGGCCCCCACGCAcagcgccgccgccgccgccaggAGCAGCATTCGCAGCGGGAAGCCGGGAGCCCGAGCCCAGCAACCCCCGGCCATCGCTCGTCTCGCCAAGGGCAGACCCAGCCTCAGCGGCCCAGCTCGAACCCCAGTCGCCCCACTACCCGCCCGGTGGCACCGCCGCCCGGCCCTTTAACCCTTCCTTCGGAGGAACCGAGCCCGGAACCGAGATCCGGCCAATGGCCCGCGGGGGGGCGGGCCCGTCACCGACCAGCCAATCAGGGGACGCCGGAGGCGGGGCCCGAAAGAAGAGGCGGAGAATGAACAGAACCGGGAGAAACTTTTACACATCCAAATGTATTGACTGCTACAAGTAGTTACAAGTGCTGGAGCCCCGCACCCAGCCTCCGCCCCGCCTGCCCGGGCCCAGTCTCAGCTTCCTGGGAAGAAGCTCGGCCCAAGAGGGAGGGCAGACGCCCGGGCTCGGGGCAGGCAGGTGCAGGATCCTCTTTCGCCCAAGGTGCCTTCGGCAGGGGGGCTGGAGAGGAAATCAGAGCCGGGGGACGCTGATAGGCCGGAGCCCAAGAAGAGGCAATCCTCCAGCAGCAGGGTGGGGTGGGGACCCTCCCACGTGGACTCACAGTCTGAAGCTCTAGATTTGGAGCAGAGGCTGGGAGGTGAACACGGAAGTGAAGAAAGAACCAGTttctggcattttcttttttcttttttcttttttttttttttttttggcccaggGACCAAAAGTAAAAGCCTGAGGTCCTGAGATCCACGTGTCTACCACGGGGGTGTCATAGGCTGGGGGTTCTGGAGGTAGGACATCACCACAGCAGAAATGGAGAGCCTGGTTGGCCGAAAAGAAGCTGGGGTTAGAAACAAGCTGGGAAGAACTGGGGCTCTCTGAACCTCTGATAGGGAAGGGGGCCCAAGGACAATGGGAGAGCCCCCATCGGGCCTTTGCCCAATGACTTACATGAAGCTGCTCATCATCTGCTTGGTATCTTCAGAGCTTCGAGAGTTGGCAAAGCTAATGAAGGAACAGTAGACAGCAATCCAAGCACACCACTTCAACTGGGGAGAAGAAAGGCAGAGTCTTTGACCAAGCACCTTAGGGTCACCCCGGAGGCGTGGCTTCTCCCCCAGGGCGCCTCCTCAGAGACTCTCCCCCCTGTCCCTGGGCTGTACCTTGAGCATGAGGCCGCACATGCTGAAGATCATTCCCAGCAGGTTCATGTAGTCGGGAGTGGGATCCTCCAGCGCCGGATTGTTCTCCGTGGCAGGTGGCTTGTACCTGGGAACACGAAGGCAACACAGAAAAGGGTTTTGCCAGCCCATCTAGAAACCCAGTGAGAAAATTCAAGCTCTCCAAGCTTAGGATAGGAAAGCACAATCTTCCCTGGATGTCTAAGTACAGGGAATGAGTCACAAAGTTGACTTTCCCTGCCTGGGAAGCGCAGGAAATGGAACCAAGGGAAATGACTTTTCCTCCCCGGATCTCCACGCAGGGGAGACACATCACCAGCTTGCCTAACCCCGATCTCTAAGCGCAGGCTGGGAAGGTCAAGGAGCAGGCTTCCTCGGCTAAGAATCTCTAACCTCAggctgg
This genomic window contains:
- the WDR83OS gene encoding PAT complex subunit Asterix — its product is MSANNMSDPRRPNKVLRYKPPATENNPALEDPTPDYMNLLGMIFSMCGLMLKLKWCAWIAVYCSFISFANSRSSEDTKQMMSSFMLSISAVVMSYLQNPQPMTPPW